A genomic segment from Myxococcota bacterium encodes:
- a CDS encoding AMP-binding protein, protein MPTYSYGRALTLHAERDPGARAIVFEGRTTTRDELERAARRMARCLAAHGVERGDFVTIALPNGIGFFEAAFGAWKLGAVPQPVSSRLPAIERAAILKRANPKVVVGVEPGAHGALPCLPAGLDTSGFDDGPLPDVLPPSRQALASGGSTGTPKVIVDAVPAEIDPSEPFYGLQPGTTALVPGPLYHAGPFINAMVALLTAGDVVLMARFDPERVLALIEEHRIEFVNLVPTMLQRIWRLPPEVRDRYDLSSLRSVYTSGAPCPVWLKQAWIGWIGPEHFFEAYGATERIGGTMITGTELLVRPSSVGKPTHGRRIRILDEEGRDVPTGTIGEVYMLPPGGQGSTYRYIGAEARATRDGWESLGDMGYLDDEGYLFLADRRNDMIVTGGSNVYPAEVEAALDAHPNVHSSAVIGLPDDDLGQRLHAIVEAHPPIPEDALRAHLAERLVRYKIPRTFELVDRPLRDDAGKVRRSALREERIARGC, encoded by the coding sequence ATGCCCACGTACTCCTACGGTCGCGCCCTGACGCTGCACGCCGAGCGCGACCCGGGCGCGCGCGCGATCGTGTTCGAGGGCCGCACGACGACGCGCGACGAGCTCGAACGCGCGGCGCGCCGCATGGCGCGCTGCCTCGCCGCGCACGGCGTCGAGCGCGGCGACTTCGTGACCATCGCGCTGCCGAACGGCATCGGGTTCTTCGAGGCCGCGTTCGGCGCGTGGAAGCTCGGCGCCGTACCGCAGCCCGTGTCGTCGCGGCTGCCGGCCATCGAGCGCGCCGCCATCCTCAAGCGCGCGAACCCGAAGGTCGTGGTCGGTGTCGAGCCCGGCGCGCACGGCGCGCTCCCGTGCCTGCCCGCCGGCCTCGACACGAGCGGCTTCGACGACGGCCCGCTCCCCGACGTCCTGCCGCCGAGCCGGCAGGCGCTCGCGTCGGGCGGAAGCACGGGAACGCCGAAGGTGATCGTCGACGCCGTGCCCGCGGAGATCGACCCGTCCGAGCCCTTCTACGGCCTGCAGCCGGGAACCACCGCGCTCGTGCCGGGCCCGCTCTACCACGCGGGCCCGTTCATCAACGCGATGGTCGCGCTCCTCACCGCCGGCGACGTCGTGCTGATGGCGCGCTTCGACCCCGAGCGCGTGCTCGCGCTGATCGAGGAGCACCGCATCGAGTTCGTGAACCTCGTGCCGACGATGCTGCAGCGCATCTGGCGACTTCCGCCCGAGGTGCGCGACCGCTACGACCTCTCGTCGCTGCGCAGCGTCTACACGAGCGGGGCGCCCTGCCCCGTCTGGCTCAAGCAGGCGTGGATCGGCTGGATCGGCCCCGAGCACTTCTTCGAGGCCTACGGTGCGACCGAACGCATCGGCGGCACGATGATCACGGGAACCGAACTGCTCGTGCGACCGTCTTCCGTCGGCAAGCCGACGCACGGGCGACGCATCCGCATCCTCGACGAAGAGGGGCGCGACGTTCCGACCGGCACGATCGGCGAGGTCTACATGCTGCCGCCCGGCGGACAGGGCTCGACCTATCGCTACATCGGCGCCGAGGCGCGCGCGACGCGCGACGGCTGGGAGTCGCTCGGCGACATGGGGTACCTCGACGACGAGGGCTACCTCTTCCTCGCCGACCGCCGCAACGACATGATCGTGACGGGCGGGTCGAACGTGTACCCGGCCGAGGTCGAGGCCGCGCTCGACGCGCACCCGAACGTGCACTCGAGCGCGGTGATCGGCCTGCCCGACGACGACCTCGGTCAGCGCCTGCACGCGATCGTCGAGGCCCACCCGCCCATTCCGGAAGACGCGCTGCGCGCCCACCTCGCCGAGCGCCTCGTCCGCTACAAGATCCCGCGCACCTTCGAGCTCGTCGACCGCCCGCTGCGCGACGACGCCGGCAAGGTGCGCCGCAGCGCGCTTCGCGAGGAGCGCATCGCGCGCGGATGCTAG
- a CDS encoding LLM class flavin-dependent oxidoreductase: MKFSMIFEAQVVDASRKGEFQVMHECVEQAVLGEEMGFDKVWAVEHHCLQWYAHMSAPETFLAFVAGKTERIRIGHGVVCLPFRMNHPVKVAERIAMLDILSKGRVEFGIGKGGTPQEAGAFQTEMDEIAAQLEESARIIPKMWASDVFEHDSPTMRIPPRPVIPKPYQEPHPPMYLACTREETLNQAGEWGLGALVMGFGGPEDVARKNEIYRAAVARRTPRSQIPAFPVEHLSALCPAIVLDDNAKARAIGYRGQRYFTEAIRHWYDITGQAPPPRAEIADMDDREVLEAAGEELVAYLHEEKISVGTESTGLYNPNHAYGTVEDARGYVRRLVDAGADEIMFLIQMGTVPQWAALETIRNLGEKVIPEFR, from the coding sequence ATGAAGTTCTCGATGATCTTCGAGGCGCAGGTGGTGGACGCCTCGCGCAAGGGCGAGTTCCAGGTGATGCACGAGTGCGTCGAGCAGGCCGTGCTCGGCGAGGAGATGGGCTTCGACAAGGTCTGGGCCGTCGAGCATCACTGTCTGCAGTGGTACGCGCACATGAGCGCGCCCGAGACCTTCCTCGCCTTCGTCGCCGGGAAGACGGAGCGCATCCGCATCGGGCACGGCGTCGTGTGCCTGCCCTTCCGCATGAACCACCCGGTGAAGGTCGCCGAGCGCATCGCCATGCTCGACATCCTGTCGAAGGGCCGCGTCGAGTTCGGCATCGGCAAGGGCGGAACGCCGCAGGAAGCGGGCGCCTTCCAGACCGAGATGGACGAGATCGCCGCGCAGCTCGAGGAGAGCGCGCGCATCATCCCGAAGATGTGGGCGAGCGACGTGTTCGAGCACGACAGCCCGACGATGCGGATCCCGCCCCGACCCGTGATCCCCAAGCCCTACCAGGAGCCGCACCCGCCCATGTACCTCGCGTGCACGCGCGAGGAGACGCTCAACCAGGCGGGCGAGTGGGGGCTCGGCGCGCTCGTCATGGGCTTCGGCGGGCCCGAGGACGTCGCCCGGAAGAACGAGATCTACCGCGCGGCCGTCGCGCGCCGCACGCCCCGGTCGCAGATCCCGGCCTTCCCCGTCGAGCACCTCTCGGCGCTGTGCCCGGCGATCGTGCTCGACGACAACGCGAAGGCGCGCGCCATCGGTTACCGCGGGCAGCGCTACTTCACCGAGGCCATCCGGCACTGGTACGACATCACCGGCCAGGCGCCGCCGCCGCGCGCGGAGATCGCCGACATGGACGACCGCGAGGTGCTCGAGGCCGCCGGCGAGGAGCTCGTCGCCTACCTGCACGAGGAGAAGATCTCGGTCGGCACCGAGTCGACGGGCCTCTACAACCCGAACCACGCCTACGGCACCGTCGAGGACGCGCGCGGCTACGTCCGCCGCCTCGTCGACGCCGGCGCCGACGAGATCATGTTCCTGATCCAGATGGGCACCGTCCCGCAGTGGGCCGCGCTCGAGACGATCCGCAACCTCGGCGAGAAGGTGATCCCGGAGTTCCGTTAG
- a CDS encoding SDR family oxidoreductase produces MGTLEGRRALVTGGGTGIGLGIARELARAGAHVTLAARREDVLAGAVEALEREGLGGRVARVACDVTNEDQVAAAVARAADGGNLDVLVNNAGSAMPGVVLNMTADAWRFCSDINLVGPALCTKHAALVMKEHGGGSVVNISSVSATKYQPWLIGYNATKAAQDMFTRSAAVELAQHKVRVNAVSPGFVPVNDFMNDVRDGYLQITPLRRHGRPDDVARAVLFFASPENDWVTGQVLAVDGGLSVPLMLDMGGTAKLLYGEETIAAYAVEDYRSAPKR; encoded by the coding sequence ATGGGAACGCTCGAAGGACGCCGCGCGCTCGTGACGGGCGGCGGGACGGGGATCGGGCTCGGCATCGCGCGCGAGCTCGCGCGCGCGGGTGCGCACGTCACGCTCGCCGCGCGCCGCGAGGACGTGCTCGCGGGCGCCGTCGAAGCGCTCGAGCGCGAAGGGCTCGGCGGGCGCGTCGCGCGCGTCGCGTGCGACGTGACGAACGAGGACCAGGTCGCCGCGGCCGTCGCGCGCGCGGCCGACGGCGGCAATCTCGACGTGCTCGTCAACAACGCGGGCTCGGCGATGCCGGGCGTCGTGCTCAACATGACGGCCGACGCCTGGCGCTTCTGCAGCGACATCAACCTCGTCGGCCCCGCGCTCTGCACGAAGCACGCCGCGCTCGTGATGAAGGAGCACGGCGGCGGCAGCGTCGTCAACATCTCCTCCGTCTCGGCGACGAAGTACCAGCCCTGGCTCATCGGCTACAACGCGACCAAGGCCGCGCAGGACATGTTCACGCGCTCGGCCGCCGTCGAGCTCGCGCAGCACAAGGTGCGCGTCAACGCCGTGTCGCCGGGCTTCGTTCCGGTGAACGACTTCATGAACGACGTGCGCGACGGCTACCTGCAGATCACGCCGCTGCGCCGCCACGGCCGCCCCGACGACGTCGCGCGCGCGGTGCTCTTCTTCGCGTCGCCCGAGAACGACTGGGTGACGGGCCAGGTGCTCGCCGTCGACGGCGGCCTCTCGGTGCCGCTCATGCTCGACATGGGCGGCACGGCGAAGCTCCTCTACGGCGAGGAGACGATCGCCGCCTACGCCGTCGAGGACTACCGGAGCGCGCCGAAGCGCTGA
- a CDS encoding LamG domain-containing protein, which translates to MTRSTRLPATSSLAPSLAPLAALLAIAAMLLPAPAEASNRQLACQTARLRADARHTNDSAKCRAAYYKARSRGASSSQANSAATACRDAARARFDAEVAVADAKAARDGGCRGADPGVFTRAAAIVTATESALYYAYTFTPTPDPIGEKAHKIAAALARSLYAVEAADLRKRDDARRSAKSAKALASYQRALDALAKQAAKQGTPFDLHDFQSAPSDIARGVEHAAHLAGTRALESLAMGLVAHWSFDASAPGANRSPSGGGTALDLTFHGNAGVSPGLFGESLTLDGNGDYARVASAAGTKALEAKGALTIAAWFRATGPGSSAGAGGIIVNKEGEYEIARFPDGRPQFAIAAPGRFWTWSVAGDVAPLQVWKLVVLEVEAGSVSVHYLQSGSIITSFLSTFPFGDAHPGEDEFRIGGRQNQPQFFQGQIDEVSVWNRPLERDEVAALYNGGRGMPLAWGLGG; encoded by the coding sequence ATGACCCGCTCGACCCGGCTCCCCGCAACGTCGTCCCTCGCGCCGTCCCTCGCGCCGCTCGCCGCCCTGCTCGCGATCGCAGCGATGCTGCTGCCCGCGCCGGCCGAGGCGAGCAACCGGCAGCTCGCCTGCCAGACGGCGCGCCTGCGGGCCGACGCGCGCCATACCAACGACAGCGCGAAGTGCCGCGCCGCCTACTACAAGGCGCGCTCGCGCGGCGCGAGCTCGTCGCAGGCGAACTCCGCGGCCACGGCCTGCCGCGACGCCGCGCGAGCGCGCTTCGACGCGGAGGTCGCGGTCGCCGATGCGAAGGCCGCGCGCGACGGCGGCTGCCGCGGCGCCGACCCTGGCGTGTTCACCCGCGCCGCCGCGATCGTGACGGCGACCGAGTCCGCCCTCTACTACGCATACACGTTCACGCCGACGCCGGACCCGATCGGGGAGAAGGCGCACAAGATCGCCGCGGCGCTCGCCCGCTCCCTCTACGCCGTCGAAGCCGCCGACCTGCGCAAGCGCGACGACGCGCGGCGTTCGGCGAAGTCGGCGAAGGCCCTCGCGAGCTACCAGCGCGCCCTCGACGCGCTCGCGAAGCAGGCTGCGAAGCAGGGCACCCCGTTCGACCTGCACGACTTCCAGTCGGCGCCGTCGGACATCGCCCGCGGCGTGGAGCACGCCGCACACCTCGCGGGCACGCGCGCGCTCGAGAGCCTGGCGATGGGGCTCGTCGCGCACTGGTCGTTCGATGCGAGCGCGCCCGGTGCGAACCGCTCGCCCTCGGGCGGCGGCACCGCGCTCGACCTCACGTTCCACGGCAACGCGGGCGTGTCGCCGGGGCTCTTCGGCGAGTCGCTCACGCTCGACGGCAACGGCGACTACGCGCGCGTCGCGAGCGCGGCCGGCACGAAGGCCCTCGAGGCGAAGGGCGCGCTCACCATCGCCGCGTGGTTCCGCGCGACCGGGCCGGGCTCGAGCGCGGGCGCCGGCGGCATCATCGTCAACAAGGAAGGCGAGTACGAGATCGCGCGCTTCCCGGACGGACGGCCGCAGTTCGCGATCGCCGCGCCCGGGAGGTTCTGGACGTGGAGCGTCGCCGGCGACGTCGCGCCGCTCCAGGTGTGGAAGCTCGTCGTCCTCGAGGTCGAGGCGGGCTCCGTCTCCGTCCACTACCTGCAATCGGGATCGATCATCACGAGCTTCCTCTCGACGTTCCCGTTCGGCGACGCGCACCCGGGCGAGGACGAGTTCCGCATCGGCGGTCGTCAGAACCAGCCGCAGTTCTTCCAGGGGCAGATCGACGAGGTCTCCGTCTGGAACCGACCGCTCGAGCGCGACGAGGTCGCCGCCCTCTACAACGGCGGCCGGGGCATGCCGCTCGCGTGGGGGCTCGGAGGCTAG
- a CDS encoding nuclear transport factor 2 family protein, with protein MAYVIDPRKNWELPEKMLVDERDPRRRQILECLIAHSKAESKPDFEALMATVSPRAHYHNYSDTADPVHSPKGKDGVAAYYSMIVGSGMNHIEHAIERMSVGRDVITTEGRMRMAYPGAVLKLQGIDVPDENALYVYETRLLIVWEFDDDGLVLCEDSYDGGGPKFDGIAGRRVKLEEIWRAGA; from the coding sequence ATGGCCTACGTGATCGACCCGCGCAAGAACTGGGAGCTTCCCGAGAAGATGCTCGTCGACGAGCGCGACCCGCGCCGTCGCCAGATCCTCGAATGCCTGATCGCGCACTCGAAGGCCGAGTCGAAGCCCGACTTCGAAGCGTTGATGGCGACCGTCTCGCCGCGCGCGCACTACCACAACTACTCGGACACGGCCGACCCGGTGCACAGCCCGAAGGGCAAGGACGGCGTCGCCGCCTACTATTCGATGATCGTCGGCTCGGGCATGAACCACATCGAGCACGCCATCGAGCGCATGTCCGTCGGCCGCGACGTCATCACTACCGAAGGCCGCATGCGCATGGCCTACCCCGGCGCGGTCCTGAAGCTGCAGGGCATCGACGTCCCCGACGAGAACGCGCTCTACGTCTACGAGACCCGCCTGCTGATCGTCTGGGAGTTCGACGACGACGGCCTCGTGCTGTGCGAGGACAGCTACGACGGCGGCGGCCCGAAGTTCGACGGCATCGCGGGAAGACGCGTGAAGCTCGAGGAGATCTGGCGAGCGGGGGCGTAG
- a CDS encoding sterol desaturase family protein, producing the protein MPSPPEFRFGEGRISGVLSFALGALSVLAVLCFRFPALLTTPDVRAAVPVDALRVVLLVAILLAAVLGALSFALGGRRRLALGGVALAALAVVLGGAWVETPSSVPARRGLGLDWFVLNLLVLALVFVPVERLFARRPAQRIFRKGWRCDLAHFFASHLLVQVTVLLAMAPAAWALSGVVVAPLQASVRALPWAVQLVLAMLVADLFQYAGHRAFHAVPFLWRFHAVHHSPEELDWLAGSRLHLVDIVAIRALAFAPLFWLGFDPEPVAAYLVFASFQAVFNHANVRFEGRALRWLIATPAYHHWHHAKDADAVDVNFAAHLPVIDLVFGTAHAPGGFPRALGVLGEAPPPTWWGQLVWPFRRPRRAR; encoded by the coding sequence ATGCCTTCGCCGCCCGAGTTCCGCTTCGGTGAAGGGCGCATCAGCGGCGTGCTGTCGTTCGCGCTCGGCGCGCTGTCCGTGCTCGCCGTGCTGTGCTTCCGCTTCCCGGCGCTGCTGACGACGCCCGACGTGCGCGCGGCGGTGCCGGTCGACGCGCTGCGCGTCGTGCTCCTCGTCGCCATCCTGCTCGCCGCCGTGCTCGGCGCGCTGTCGTTCGCGCTCGGCGGCCGTCGGCGGCTCGCGCTCGGCGGCGTCGCGCTCGCGGCGCTCGCCGTCGTGCTCGGTGGCGCATGGGTCGAGACGCCTTCGAGCGTGCCCGCGCGGCGCGGGCTCGGGCTCGACTGGTTCGTGCTGAACCTGCTCGTGCTGGCGCTCGTGTTCGTGCCCGTCGAGCGGCTCTTCGCGCGACGCCCCGCGCAGCGCATCTTCCGCAAAGGCTGGCGCTGCGATCTCGCCCACTTCTTCGCGAGCCATCTGCTCGTGCAGGTGACGGTGCTGCTCGCGATGGCACCCGCGGCGTGGGCGCTCTCGGGCGTCGTCGTCGCGCCGCTGCAGGCGAGCGTGCGCGCGCTGCCGTGGGCCGTGCAGCTCGTGCTCGCGATGCTCGTCGCGGATCTCTTCCAGTACGCCGGGCACCGCGCCTTCCATGCCGTTCCGTTCCTGTGGCGCTTCCACGCGGTGCACCACTCGCCCGAAGAGCTCGACTGGCTCGCCGGCTCGCGCCTCCACCTCGTCGACATCGTGGCGATCCGCGCGCTCGCGTTCGCGCCGCTCTTCTGGCTCGGGTTCGACCCCGAGCCCGTCGCCGCCTACCTCGTCTTCGCGTCGTTCCAGGCCGTCTTCAACCACGCGAACGTGCGCTTCGAGGGGCGCGCGCTCCGCTGGCTGATCGCGACGCCCGCCTATCATCACTGGCATCACGCGAAGGACGCCGACGCCGTCGACGTGAACTTCGCCGCGCACCTTCCGGTGATCGACCTCGTGTTCGGAACGGCGCACGCGCCGGGCGGCTTCCCGCGCGCGCTCGGCGTGCTCGGCGAGGCGCCGCCGCCGACGTGGTGGGGCCAGCTCGTGTGGCCCTTCCGCCGCCCGCGCCGGGCGCGCTGA
- a CDS encoding YceI family protein, with product MSPIRRTSNPVPGPLARTSRGRTALVGACLAALALALASPSVAADPPGEITFIGQNAVLTANGAFHRFAIAEQNVDLADLPASFVVVEVDVASVDTGIEQRDEHLRTADFFDVERFPTATVRVHSARPNGADAGGHPRYAATFDLTLLGTTKSVDGAFTVLGESPLTVEGELTVDRTQWGIGEPKSWYNPLSLENEIPIRFRATLEPR from the coding sequence TTGAGCCCGATCCGTCGCACGTCGAACCCCGTTCCCGGCCCGCTCGCTCGCACTTCGCGCGGGCGCACCGCCCTCGTCGGCGCGTGCCTCGCGGCCCTCGCCCTGGCGCTCGCCTCGCCGAGCGTCGCCGCCGACCCGCCGGGCGAGATCACCTTCATCGGCCAGAACGCCGTGCTCACGGCGAACGGCGCGTTCCACCGCTTCGCGATCGCCGAGCAGAACGTCGACCTCGCGGACCTGCCCGCGAGCTTCGTGGTCGTCGAGGTCGACGTCGCGAGCGTCGACACGGGCATCGAGCAGCGCGACGAGCACCTGCGCACGGCCGACTTCTTCGACGTCGAGCGCTTCCCGACCGCGACGGTGCGCGTCCACTCGGCGCGCCCGAACGGCGCCGACGCCGGCGGCCATCCGCGCTACGCCGCCACCTTCGACCTCACGCTGCTCGGCACGACGAAGAGCGTCGACGGCGCGTTCACGGTGCTCGGCGAGTCGCCGCTGACCGTCGAGGGCGAGCTCACGGTCGACCGCACGCAGTGGGGCATCGGCGAGCCGAAGAGCTGGTACAACCCGCTGTCGCTCGAGAACGAGATCCCCATCCGCTTCCGCGCGACGCTCGAGCCTCGTTAG
- a CDS encoding HAD family hydrolase codes for MASGGASNGAGAVADVLRDVEAISFDLFDTLVDQDMGRLPFVDWEGRRVPSTALSLHALVAAARPVPADDFLRVMREVDRDLREPRFAQGRELPTLERFQEVVARLGIADEALAHAMTDEHMRWIRSCTTAPAHHAPLLARLAARRALALCSNFSHTGTAVRVVEEMGVRPHLRVVVVSEAVDARKPFPAIFEAVLAGLGVAPERVLHVGDSLRADVVGAARAGMRTAWITRRVKDRAAALAAHEGPPPDVEIADLAELESLLADSAVDA; via the coding sequence ATGGCAAGCGGGGGCGCGTCGAACGGTGCGGGCGCGGTCGCCGACGTGCTGCGCGACGTCGAGGCGATCTCGTTCGACCTGTTCGACACGCTGGTCGACCAGGACATGGGCCGGCTCCCGTTCGTCGACTGGGAGGGGCGGCGCGTCCCGTCGACGGCGCTGTCGCTCCACGCGCTCGTCGCCGCCGCGCGCCCCGTTCCCGCCGACGACTTCCTGCGCGTGATGCGCGAGGTCGACCGCGACCTGCGCGAGCCGCGCTTCGCGCAGGGCCGCGAGCTCCCGACGCTCGAGCGCTTCCAGGAGGTCGTGGCGCGGCTCGGCATCGCCGACGAGGCGCTCGCGCACGCGATGACCGACGAGCACATGCGCTGGATCCGCTCGTGCACGACGGCGCCCGCGCACCACGCGCCGCTCCTCGCGCGCCTGGCCGCGCGCCGCGCGCTCGCGCTCTGCTCGAACTTCTCGCACACGGGGACGGCCGTGCGCGTCGTCGAGGAGATGGGCGTGCGCCCGCACCTGCGCGTCGTCGTCGTCTCCGAGGCCGTCGACGCGCGCAAGCCGTTCCCGGCGATCTTCGAGGCCGTGCTCGCCGGCCTCGGCGTCGCGCCCGAGCGCGTGCTGCACGTGGGCGACAGCCTGCGCGCCGACGTCGTGGGCGCGGCGCGGGCCGGCATGCGCACGGCCTGGATCACGCGCCGCGTGAAGGACCGCGCCGCGGCGCTCGCCGCGCACGAGGGCCCGCCGCCCGACGTCGAGATCGCCGACCTCGCCGAGCTCGAGTCGCTGCTCGCCGACTCGGCCGTCGACGCCTAA
- a CDS encoding heavy metal-binding domain-containing protein, producing MLLSTTPTIEGRSIAQYHGVVAGEAILGANIFKDLFAGIRDIVGGRSAAYEKELRRAREIALRELEQCAHELGANAIVGIDIDYETVGAQGGMMMVSVSGTAVTLR from the coding sequence GTGCTGCTCTCCACCACGCCCACGATCGAGGGCCGCTCGATCGCCCAGTACCACGGCGTCGTCGCCGGCGAGGCGATCCTCGGCGCCAACATCTTCAAGGATCTCTTCGCCGGCATCCGCGACATCGTCGGAGGCCGCTCGGCGGCCTACGAGAAGGAGCTCCGCCGCGCGCGCGAGATCGCGCTGCGCGAGCTCGAGCAGTGCGCCCACGAGCTCGGCGCCAACGCCATCGTCGGCATCGACATCGATTACGAGACCGTCGGCGCCCAGGGCGGGATGATGATGGTCAGCGTGAGCGGCACCGCCGTCACGCTTCGCTAG
- a CDS encoding SDR family NAD(P)-dependent oxidoreductase has protein sequence MSAEPVSFAARYGPWALVAGGSEGIGLAFAHRIAAAGVSVALVARRAETLDAAARELRAVASAAHRDVEVRTLALDLTADDALARIRAGTDDLDVGLLVYNAGATHGVARFHDAPVERALSLVALDCIGPVRLAHHFGARMRERRRGGIVLLSSVSGTVGSALTAAYSACKAFDLVLAEGLWAELRPFGVDVLGLVAGATRTPAMERSGALIGTDPLPGMDADDVAREGLERLPHGPSWVAGEANRKSFEMLRGLPRKSAVKALSAGARAVYGLEEE, from the coding sequence ATGAGTGCGGAGCCCGTCTCCTTCGCCGCCCGCTACGGCCCCTGGGCGCTCGTCGCAGGCGGGTCCGAGGGCATCGGCCTCGCGTTCGCGCACCGCATCGCCGCGGCCGGGGTGAGCGTCGCGCTCGTCGCCCGCCGCGCCGAGACGCTCGACGCCGCGGCGCGCGAGCTGCGCGCTGTGGCCTCCGCCGCACACCGCGACGTCGAGGTCCGCACGCTCGCGCTCGACCTCACCGCCGACGACGCGCTCGCGCGCATCCGGGCCGGGACGGACGACCTCGACGTCGGCCTGCTCGTCTACAACGCCGGCGCCACGCACGGCGTCGCGCGCTTCCACGACGCGCCGGTCGAGCGCGCGCTGTCGCTCGTCGCGCTCGACTGCATCGGGCCCGTCCGCCTCGCGCACCACTTCGGCGCCCGCATGCGCGAGCGCCGACGCGGCGGCATCGTGCTGCTCTCGTCGGTCTCGGGAACCGTCGGATCGGCGCTGACCGCCGCCTACTCCGCCTGCAAGGCCTTCGACCTCGTCCTCGCCGAAGGCCTCTGGGCCGAGCTCCGGCCCTTCGGCGTCGACGTCCTCGGCCTCGTCGCCGGCGCCACGCGCACGCCCGCCATGGAGCGCAGCGGCGCCCTCATCGGCACTGACCCCCTGCCCGGAATGGACGCGGACGACGTCGCCCGCGAAGGCCTCGAACGGCTCCCGCACGGCCCGAGCTGGGTCGCCGGCGAAGCCAATCGCAAGTCGTTCGAGATGCTGCGCGGGTTGCCGCGCAAGTCGGCGGTGAAGGCGCTCAGCGCGGGAGCGCGGGCGGTGTACGGGCTGGAGGAGGAGTAG
- a CDS encoding LLM class F420-dependent oxidoreductase translates to MPIRMALQIPNFTYPGTATSEIFDRVATSAQTAEAAGFDAVLVMDHFYQLPMLGPPHNEMLEAYPLLGAIAARTERVRLGTLVTGNTYRNPAHLAKLVTTLDVVSKGRAIFGIGAGWFEPEHAGYGFDFPPIGERLGRLDEALQIARAMFRSEQPTFKGRYYTTENALNVPPPVQAGGPAVLVGGTGEKRTLRLVAQYADESNWTCDPSEFPRKMEALEGHCAAVGRDRSEIGVSWLGTLVVGETTAAAESARNAFLAERGMDWATLPAAAQDAISQRLVLGDPDTVGEFVQTRIRGQGLDGIVVNLPANGHRPEAVELAARVLAAAL, encoded by the coding sequence ATGCCCATCCGGATGGCGCTCCAGATCCCGAACTTCACCTATCCCGGCACCGCGACGTCCGAGATCTTCGATCGCGTGGCGACCAGCGCGCAGACGGCCGAGGCCGCGGGCTTCGATGCCGTGCTGGTGATGGACCACTTCTACCAGCTGCCGATGCTCGGCCCGCCGCACAACGAGATGCTCGAGGCCTATCCGCTGCTCGGCGCGATCGCCGCGCGGACCGAGCGCGTGCGGCTCGGCACGCTCGTCACGGGCAACACCTATCGGAACCCCGCGCACCTCGCGAAGCTCGTCACGACGCTCGACGTCGTCTCGAAGGGCCGCGCGATCTTCGGCATCGGCGCCGGCTGGTTCGAGCCCGAGCACGCGGGCTACGGCTTCGACTTCCCGCCGATCGGCGAGCGGCTCGGCCGCCTCGACGAGGCGCTGCAGATCGCCCGCGCGATGTTCCGCAGCGAGCAGCCGACCTTCAAGGGCCGCTACTACACGACGGAGAACGCGCTCAACGTGCCGCCGCCCGTGCAGGCGGGCGGGCCCGCCGTGCTCGTCGGCGGCACGGGCGAGAAGCGCACGCTGCGGCTCGTCGCGCAGTACGCGGACGAGAGCAACTGGACGTGCGACCCCTCCGAGTTCCCGCGCAAGATGGAGGCGCTCGAAGGGCACTGCGCGGCCGTCGGGCGCGACCGCAGCGAGATCGGCGTGTCGTGGCTCGGCACGCTCGTGGTCGGCGAGACGACGGCCGCGGCCGAGTCGGCGCGCAACGCGTTCCTCGCGGAGCGCGGCATGGACTGGGCCACGCTTCCCGCCGCCGCGCAGGACGCCATCTCGCAGCGGCTCGTGCTCGGCGATCCCGACACCGTCGGCGAGTTCGTGCAGACGAGGATCCGCGGCCAGGGGCTCGACGGCATCGTCGTCAACCTGCCCGCGAACGGACACCGCCCCGAGGCCGTCGAGCTCGCCGCGCGCGTGCTCGCGGCTGCGCTCTGA